The Rhododendron vialii isolate Sample 1 chromosome 6a, ASM3025357v1 genome includes a window with the following:
- the LOC131329753 gene encoding protein transport protein SFT2-like isoform X2, protein MQSWFSLGSSTGEDSHRKPPQPTTTSSSSTLLSDWNSYASSKASEDSGGSLVGVFDLESAVRSANDTVTGTFNVVSKGVRDIPGSLQSATIIVLVPQKFALCFTLGCCLIIGSFFALKGLKNQLEHMLSKERLPFTLGFLSTMVGTIYVSMALHSYILSVLFSVLQVIALAYYAVSYFPGGSTGMKFMLSGVSSSILKCFGR, encoded by the exons atgcagagCTGGTTTTCACTGGGCAGCAGCACCGGCGAGGACAGTCATCGGAAACCACCGCAACCCACGACGACGTCGTCGTCGTCCACTCTCCTATCCGATTGGAACTCGTACGCGTCCTCGAAGGCTTCGGAAGACAGCGGCGGGAGCCTAGTCGGGGTTTTTGACCTCGAATCTGCTGTCAGGTCCGCCAATGATACCGTCACCGGTACCTTCAACGT GGTTTCAAAAGGAGTGAGAGACATACCAGGGAGCTTGCAGTCTGCCACCA TCATCGTGTTGGTGCCGCAGAAATTCGCCCTCTGCTTCACTCTCGGATGTTGCTTGATCATTGGGTCATTCTTTGCTCTTAAAGGTCTAAAGAATCAGTTGGAGCACATGTTATCGAAAGAG AGACTTCCTTTTACATTGGGATTCTTAAGCACCATGGTGGGTACCATTTATGTCTCAATGGCACTACATAGCTACATTCTCTCTGTACTCTTCTCTGTACTTCAG GTTATTGCACTAGCATACTATGCCGTATCATACTTCCCTGGTGGATCTACTGGGATGAAGTTCATGTTGTCTGGTGTTTCCTCATCTATACTGAAATGCTTTGGCCGGTGA
- the LOC131329753 gene encoding protein transport protein SFT2-like isoform X1 — MQSWFSLGSSTGEDSHRKPPQPTTTSSSSTLLSDWNSYASSKASEDSGGSLVGVFDLESAVRSANDTVTGTFNVVSKGVRDIPGSLQSATSNIPSGKSLMYFGLLLATGVFFIFIAFTMFLPVIVLVPQKFALCFTLGCCLIIGSFFALKGLKNQLEHMLSKERLPFTLGFLSTMVGTIYVSMALHSYILSVLFSVLQVIALAYYAVSYFPGGSTGMKFMLSGVSSSILKCFGR, encoded by the exons atgcagagCTGGTTTTCACTGGGCAGCAGCACCGGCGAGGACAGTCATCGGAAACCACCGCAACCCACGACGACGTCGTCGTCGTCCACTCTCCTATCCGATTGGAACTCGTACGCGTCCTCGAAGGCTTCGGAAGACAGCGGCGGGAGCCTAGTCGGGGTTTTTGACCTCGAATCTGCTGTCAGGTCCGCCAATGATACCGTCACCGGTACCTTCAACGT GGTTTCAAAAGGAGTGAGAGACATACCAGGGAGCTTGCAGTCTGCCACCAGTAATATTCCTTCAGGAAAATCTCTCATGTACTTTGGGCTACTTCTAGCAACAGGGGTGTTCTTTATTTTCATTGCATTTACAATGTTCCTTCCAGTCATCGTGTTGGTGCCGCAGAAATTCGCCCTCTGCTTCACTCTCGGATGTTGCTTGATCATTGGGTCATTCTTTGCTCTTAAAGGTCTAAAGAATCAGTTGGAGCACATGTTATCGAAAGAG AGACTTCCTTTTACATTGGGATTCTTAAGCACCATGGTGGGTACCATTTATGTCTCAATGGCACTACATAGCTACATTCTCTCTGTACTCTTCTCTGTACTTCAG GTTATTGCACTAGCATACTATGCCGTATCATACTTCCCTGGTGGATCTACTGGGATGAAGTTCATGTTGTCTGGTGTTTCCTCATCTATACTGAAATGCTTTGGCCGGTGA
- the LOC131329723 gene encoding sufE-like protein 1, chloroplastic/mitochondrial yields the protein MRKRQVVVLISLLSSKTMSIPTSFHLFYSKLPQPLLHPKTQLFKTLILSVPQTLSFSKSISMQNLPSKIPHASPPQSPPSSSLQPIQELPPKLQEIINLFQAVQEPKAKYEQLLFYGKNLKPLETRFKTSENKVQGCVSQVWVRACLDSDKNVVFEADSDSVLTKGLAALLVQGLSRRPVEEILRVSPDFVVLLGLQQSLTPSRNNGFLNMLKLMQKKALEVYMEAEKGSDFGIRDENLVEGSNLSSKNGIGAEKDSDFGMKDENQVEDSNSGSRNGIGGGDLVVRVSSEVSSDDLGSNLDGGGVGLGSRGERIREKLERELRPVELQVEDISYQHAGHEGVRGSDGETHFNVKVVSKEFEGKSLVKRHRLVYQLLQDELQSGLHALSIVAKTPSEVGSR from the coding sequence ATGCGCAAAAGGCAAGTGGTAGTTctaatctctctcctctcatcgaAAACAATGTCAATTCCCACTTCTTTCCACCTATTCTATTCCAAGCTCCCACAACCTCTCCTCCACCCAAAAACCCAACTCTTCAAAACCCTAATCCTCTCAGTTCCCCAAACCCTCTCCTTTTCcaaatcaatctcaatgcaAAACCTACCCTCAAAAATACCCCATGCTTCACCACCACAGTCTCccccctcttcctctctccaaCCCATTCAAGAACTTCCTCCAAAGCTCCAAGAAATCATTAACCTCTTCCAAGCCGTCCAAGAACCCAAGGCCAAATACGAGCAGCTCTTGTTCTACGGCAAGAACCTCAAACCCCTCGAAACCCGGTTCAAGACAAGCGAGAACAAGGTCCAGGGTTGTGTTTCTCAGGTCTGGGTCCGAGCCTGCCTTGACTCGGACAAGAACGTCGTGTTTGAGGCCGATTCTGACTCTGTTTTGACAAAGGGACTCGCGGCTTTGCTGGTCCAGGGGCTTTCGCGCCGGCCGGTGGAGGAGATTCTACGGGTTTCGCCCGATTTTGTGGTGCTTCTTGGGTTGCAGCAGAGCTTGACGCCTTCTAGGAATAATGGGTTCTTGAATATGTTGAAGTTGATGCAAAAGAAAGCTTTGGAGGTTTACATGGAAGCTGAAAAAGGCAGTGACTTTGGTATAAGAGACGAAAACCTGGTTGAGGGTTCGaatttgagctcaaaaaatggGATTGGAGCTGAAAAAGATAGTGATTTTGGTATGAAAGACGAAAACCAGGTTGAGGATTCGAATTCAGGTTCAAGAAATGGGATTGGAGGTGGGGATTTGGTGGTTAGAGTGAGCTCTGAAGTGAGTAGTGATGATTTGGGATCGAATTTGGATGGGGGTGGTGTTGGGTTGGGGAGTAGAGGAGAGAGGATTAGGGAGAAGTTGGAGAGAGAATTGAGGCCTGTTGAGTTGCAAGTTGAAGATATATCTTATCAGCACGCAGGGCATGAGGGCGTTAGGGGGAGTGACGGCGAGACTCATTTCAATGTGAAAGTGGTGTCTAAGGAGTTTGAAGGGAAGAGCTTGGTGAAGAGGCATAGGCTGGTTTATCAATTGTTGCAAGATGAGTTGCAGAGTGGACTGCACGCCTTGTCGATTGTGGCAAAGACGCCGTCTGAAGTTGGTAGCAGATGA
- the LOC131329754 gene encoding NDR1/HIN1-like protein 2: MPNSLNQTVIPKQAMSTSLNQFEIAKKAMKQETSTPGQPYVRMRPRRTNPVVWFGAVLCFIFSLLLIFFGIATLIVYLIIKPKNPVFDVPAARLNLIYFDSPENFNGDFAFLANFSNPNPKIDVRFESGEVELYFSNSLISTQAFQPFTERRREARLVAVHMISSLVYLPTNVGLELQKQVQSNRVAYDIRGTFRVRANLGLIHFSYWLHARCQLEMSSPPTGVLLAKSCRTKR; encoded by the coding sequence ATGCCCAATTCTCTAAACCAAACTGTGATACCGAAACAAGCCATGTCCACTTCTCTCAACCAATTTGAGATAGCAAAGAAAGCCATGAAGCAAGAGACTTCAACACCAGGACAGCCATATGTCAGAATGAGGCCTCGTCGGACAAACCCggtcgtgtggtttggtgcagtCCTTTGTTTCATATTTAGCCTTCTCCTTATCTTCTTTGGAATTGCAACTTTAATAGTCTATCTGATcatcaaacccaaaaacccaGTGTTTGATGTCCCAGCTGCAAGACTCAATCTCATCTACTTCGACTCGCCGGAGAATTTCAATGGCGATTTCGCTTTCCTCGCAAACTTCTCCAACCCTAATCCGAAAATAGATGTAAGATTCGAGTCCGGGGAAGTAGAGCTCTACTTTTCCAACAGTCTCATATCAACACAAGCTTTTCAGCCTTTCACGGAGAGGCGGCGCGAAGCGAGACTAGTTGCAGTGCATATGATCTCAAGCTTGGTTTACTTACCCACAAATGTAGGGCTAGAACTTCAAAAGCAGGTGCAGAGCAACAGGGTTGCATATGATATAAGAGGAACTTTCAGAGTAAGAGCGAATCTGGGTTTGATTCATTTTTCATACTGGTTGCATGCAAGATGCCAGTTAGAGATGTCTAGTCCACCAACAGGAGTTCTACTCGCCAAAAGTTGCAGAACCAAGAGATGA